The DNA region CGCTGGTGGCGATAAGGTTGCGTCTTCCGGTGCGGCCACTTCAGCGGATTTTCCGATTTCTATCGCCGCACCCGCCGCTTTAGCCGCTCCCGCCGGCTTACCGCACCGCACGAACTTCTTCTTCGACAACGAAACGACCATCTTCACCTTCCTGAACGAAAACGAGTACCGCCTGCCCCTGGAAGAGTGCCTAGCCAactgcaaaaataaattatatttgagTGCCCTGCAcgcgaagaggaaggaggaaaGAGCGCAAATGGAGAAACTCCGAAGCCAACTGAGGGAACTAATCACCCAAAACGAAAACAGCAGCAATAGTACCAAATTAGACAGAAAAGTTTTCTTctttgacaaaaaaattattaacgaGTCAGAAATTTTAATcaataaatatgaacaaataaaaaaaaaatttgaaaaaaaaaagctagccaaagagcaaataataaaaaagctagaaaaaaaatgctccccTCTTTCGCAAGTTGACTTTCTCTTCGGATTGAACACAAACGCGTATGTGACCAATGCGTTTAAAAGAAGCAATTATCATCATTCGTCCCCCATTagggagaaaataaaatttctgcGCTTTCTTCAAATTAAAGAATCCgagtttttgcaaaatgtagaaaaaaataatgtcctttgctttttaaaaacgacaAAAGATTACATAGATCGATACACGGAAGACTTTTCTTGCCTCTTCCTTTCGCACTACTATCCCTACGCAAACATGAATTTGAATTATCTGTACGCCAACTTGTTCGGCTCCTCCTTCTCGGCCGGCGGGGTGGACAGCGTGCAGTGGAACTACCTCCTCTACTTCCCCTGCGAGTTGTTCACGAACGCGCGGAAGCGCCTGCAGTGCTTCGTGCTGCAGATGCTGATCGAGCAGGTGGGCGGCGCGGAGCGGTACAGAGCGGCGCGGAGAGGCACACCCCGTTGCGTCGACTTCCCCAGTTGCGTCGATTGCCCCCGTCGCttcgcctcttcctcctcgtccacCGCTCCTCcccacaccgcttctccccacaCCGCTCCTCcccacaccgcttctccacagCAAAAGGCCAAATTCCGCAGCCACTTCCTCGCCCTGAAGCAGGAAAAGCAAAACTACGTAGAGGAAATCAACTTGGTCACCAACAAACTGAAGCTCTCCCTGGAAGCCACGGACAAATATTTCAGCCACCCCTACTCTCACGCCATCGACCCTGGCCTCTACAACAGGGGAGCATTAAAAGGAGTGAAGGGGGACGCCCTCCCCGTTTCGAACAAATTCGATCCTGACGCGCTGCTCAAAATGCACCTGCACAAGCTCAAGGTGGAGAGTCAAACGGGGGATGCCTTTGACGAACGTGAAAAAGGGGACCTAACTGTGAAAGCGCAAAAGAAGGGGGACCATTTGGGGATGGGACCCGGGTTAGGAGGGTGAGCAGAGGGTAGGCAGGTtctcacaaaaagggggccacaaaaagggggccacaaaaagggggccacaaaaagggggccacaaaaagggggccacaaaaaggaggccacaaaaaggaggccaCATATAGGGGGTGTCCCCCAACACACACAAACACATCATGCTTGTGCCTTCTACAAATGGTGTGTTCGCAACTTGGCTGTCTTACCCAACTGGCTTCTTTGCCTCCCCCGAAGCGAACCGGAGGCGGATAAGGAGCCCCCCAAAGATGCAACCCCTCGCGGTGACGAAGCGGACCCAGAGAGTTTGGAGATCcacgagaagaagaaaagtgATGTGAGAAATGCCCTGTCCGATGTGAAGAGCTACATGTAAGGGGGGTTCTACatgtgtttttctttccagTGGGGTGGGTACCTCTGGAGAGGTGAAGCGGTGCTGCGTCTGCACATCTCCCCATTGTGGGGCCCACCCGTCTCGCCATGCGCCCCTTCCTGCAGCTATCAAATCTCAGACCAGTGCGAGGAGTTCAATGAGAAGTTAAAGCAGTTgcggaagaagaagtaaggccgcaggggggaaaaaaaagaaaaaaaaaaggaaaaaaaaaaaaaagaaaaacatcttCAGCTTCCTTCTCGGAGGAACCCCTTCCGAAGTGAAACCAATCACCGAGGCAAAACGGGCCTCTTGTGTAgttccccctcccctccgACGCATTCGCTCCACTGGCTCCACCTACGCcgaccccccccccccccccccctaccAGATATAACATACAGAAGCTGATCAAGCTGCACGAGCTGTACTGCATTGCCATTTACGCCACGTTAATAAATGAAgagaggaaggaagaagctctCCTTCAAATTGAGAAGAAGAGGACTGCAGTTGAGCGGCACTTATCGCAACTCGAAGAATCGATGAGACAATTAGATGTGCTACAGGTGGGTTTATTCTACGTGGAGATGGAGTGGTCACTCCCAGGACAACTCCCTGGTGGGTGGGTGTGTCTTCCCAGGCAGAGTTGTAAAATcggccgctttttttttttcgcgggCGTTTTGCACACCGCGGTGAAATTTTTATGCCCTCAGGTTGATGAGCAGTCCCTACGGGAAGAGAAGAAGCGCCTGCTGGAGGTAGAGACAGGGGGGAACTGCCTCCCCCAAGGGAAGCCGAGCTAGTTATGCACCCACTTTTCCGCCAATTGCTCCACCCACTTTTCCGCCAATCGCTCCACCCACTTTTCCGCCAATTGCTCCACCCACTTTTCCGCCAATCGCTCCGcccacttctcccccaccGCAGAAGCACAAACGGAATTTGGCCCTGAGCGAGCTGCTAacaaagaagaagcaaaagttCGAGAAGAGGTTCCTCCACGAGTGCATCAACTTCGACGTCCTCATCGAGCAGAAATATGAAAACgtaaggggggagcggcggaaggGGACGCGGTGGAAGGGGGGGCCCCTAATCACCCCGAGGCAGTAGTCACCCCGATGTAGTAGTCACCCCGGTCCAGTTGCTCACCCTGTTAAGCTCCATCTCCCCTCGTTCTTCTCGGCCGAATGCCCACCggtgtgcccccccctcctccagGTCATCGGATTCGACTTCGACTCCAGGaagaatttatttataaaaaaaaaaataatccaaaAGCATATTGCGGACACGAATCAAATTATCCAGGAGAACTTCGAGTTGAGAAGGAGCATCCGGGTAATGCCAGGGGGAGGTTCTTTATGAGGGGCGGTCCTTTATGAGTGGCATTACACCGATTTGTTTCCTTTGTTGTGCCGGCCTACTACCTCACTGAGtggtctcccccccctcccgcaGAAACTGAAGCACGAAATTcgaagaaacaaaataaaaaaagactaCCTGAACTTCTCACTCATGGACATAGAGGAAGGAGTCGACGACGTCAAGTACCTCAAGCAGAACTGCGAGTTTCTCTTCAGCGATATAAGTAAGTGACGAGTCGCTGGGGGGGGCGAACTGTAGAGCGTCTAACTTTCTGCAGACGTgcttctgctcctttttaCGATTGGCATAGGGCCCCACGGTGGTGGTCCGCAGTGGTGGGGGttactattattttattttttttttcatttatttatttattttttttttttttttcccacagaCAACGTGATCAGCTCACTGGAGGCGAAGAAACAAAACAGGAAactcatttttcaaatgtcGGAGCAGAAGATGCGCGAGCAGATTAGCAGCGTGGACGCGAAGATTTCGGCGATCGTAAGCGAGGAGCTGCGCGCACTGCTACTGCTCTGCGCAGATTCGCCCCTCCACCGATGCAGCTCTGCACAGATTCGCCACTCCACCGATGCAGCTCTGCACAGATTCgccactccaccgcttcaccacttcaccgcttcttccctccaccgcttcaccacttcaccgcttcttccctccaccgcttctccccttcccccccgtagAAATCCGAGAACGTCGTGTTGGAGGCCAACATGCAGAGCCTGCTAAAGGAGATTAGCCAAATGGGCAAGGCGGCAAAGGGAGAAGTAGGAGACGCGGCCAACCTACTCGACACGCAGGGAAGCTTGGGAGATGACGATGCTGCCAGCGCGAGGATGTCCTTCAAATGTCCCGATGCAGATGTAGAGGGAGAGATCGACCAAGAAAAGGAACCCAACTGCGCGGAGGAACAAAACCGCGACCGCGCAGATAAGCAGACCCCGGACCAGGCAGCACCtcccgaaaaaaaaaaaaaaaaaaaactgcccaCCAGGGATATCCACGAAAAGAGCGCCCTGCtgcggaaaaaatataagtgaAGGAAATGCGCACCGGGGGAGAGGCCTCACGCGTGTGTATATGCCGACACGATCACATGTgtgtggtttttttttttttttttcccttgttTTACTGCTTCGGGGGAGGGAAACGTAGCCAGTGAGTGGCATACCCGTACGTGGCATACCCACACGTAGCGCACCCGCAATGGTCCTTCCACACGGTGTCCCATTTGGCTAATTTCTCTCCCCACGaacctcaaaaaaaaaataaagaaaagggactttccccttttgtcaagcgttttttccccccctgatTTTTTACATGCCATATAGATagcttttaaattattttaattccCAAAAGGGActcgcatatttttttttttttttttttttgagaatcTGCAACTCTTTGTGGGACTCTCCACGAGAAGGCCCACGTTGGCGCCACCGCGACGGAGGCGGTAGGTTGGCTGCCTGATCTGGGCCACCCCAGGAAGAAAATGCGCCAAGGTTGCGAGGACtaaaaagaaagaggcaTGTAGAAAGTCTTCGAGAATTGATTGGAAGCTCTCCCACCTCTCACCGTTGGTCGCTTGAACGCACAAAATTGAAcgcagcaaaggggggagtcGCCAAATGAGTAACCCCCCCTTGGGAGACGCGAACAGGGTATCTCCTTCttgcgcctcccccccggacGCCATGAAAGACGACATCAAGAGTTCGTTGGAGGCCgagagggagaaggagcAGGGGAACGCCTTCTTTTCCCAGGGGGACTATGAGGTGAGGTTCCATCGCAAGGGGGGTAGCAGCATACTGCCCATACAGCGCGTCCGCTACTCCAACGTATTGAGCAGATTTAGCACATTGAGCGCCGTGAGCGCTGTGACCTTTCCCGCCTTCCCTCGCAGCTGGCCATATTCCACTACACCAGGAGCATCAACTACCGGCCCAAGTGCTCCATCCTGTACACGAATCGGTCCTTGGCCTATTTCAAGTAGGGACGGAGCGGCATAAGGAGAAAGAGAGGGATGGAAAGAGAGAGAGATGGAGagagaggggggaggaggtaTTCCGGCCCACCCGAGAGACGTATGCCAGCGTGAGCAGCACGTCCGCATGGCATGTCTAAGACATTGATGCACTCCTTTATTGgccgctttccccttccccctttcccccttccttttCACCGCGTTCGACAGGATCGGGTCCTTCCAGGAGAGCCTCGAAGACGCCCTCAAGGCCAAGGAGCTAGACAGAGACAACCTCAAAAGCTACTACCGCATTTGCGAAGCGTACAGTGCGCTCAAGGACGAGGAGAACTACAGGAAGTATGAGCGACTGTacagggagaagcggagcAGCCAAGGGGCACAAACGAAGAGAGGCGAGGAGACGACTGCTAGGAAAGGAACAGATGGTGACTTCCCCACGAGTGGGAGTCCACTCGGGAAGGGAACCACCCAAGGAATGACCCAGCAGAGGAGCATCAAACAGAGCGACGAGCTGATGCACCTGGGCGAAACGGACCACACGAACAGATTCGTCTTCATGAATCAACCAGAGATAAACGACGGAATGTCCAATTTcgcttttgaaaaaaaaagttacagaAATAATTTCCTCATAGAGGAAGTGTACGACTTTGACGTGAacaggagggggaagggaCCGACCAATGGAGCCCCGCATGGCGGCGCGTATGGCGGAGCgccgaaaaggaaagaaggcaACACTTCTCACAGCGCTGCTCGTGCCGATGGGGACTCCCAGAAGAAACCCCCAGTGAGCCAAGCCGATCTACTGGACGATGTGGAACTGTTTCTAAACAACTTGGCAGACATATGCATGCACCCCCTCCCTTTCATTTCTGTTCCCATTGAaagggaaacgaaaaaaggaaaagctggCAGTTACCATAATGCCAATGTGAAGACTTTGAAAGGGAAAGCAGACGAGCTTTTCGCGGAGAGGAAATTCGAAGCTGCCCTGGAACTGTACAACGAGGTTATTCGCGAGCACGACAGGTACGGAGGGCATATGTGTGGAGTGCCCCGTGAAACGCATCGAGGGGGTCGCCCCCTACGTTCACACTGTCGCGTGAACACAATCGTTTCCACGCCGCTTGCACACCGCTTCCACACCGCCGCTTTACGCCGCCTCCCCGCAGCGAACGCGGAATATACTACTGCACAGCGCTGAGCAACAGAAGCGCCTGCCACgtcgaaatgaagaagatcCGGAGCGCCCTCTGCGATGTGAGCAACACGCTGAGTAtcctcttttcatttttccaagCACATAGAGAGGATATAAAGCGCGCCAGCAGTGCAGCATCCCCCTCCTCCGGTGCACACGAAGAGGCGGCAGCATTTCTTCCAACAGATTTGGAGCTTTATAAAGACCCCAAGGGAATCTACTCCCAGGCGCATAAATTGGTAATAAAGCTACTCTTCAGATATGTGAAACATTCACACCagtatagaaaaaatgggttcaGGGTTCCGTCCCTCCTTCAGGTAAAGGAGACAGCTGCATGGCTCGTGTGGGTTCGCATCTGTAAAATATACTTGCACTGCATCCACGCTGCACTGCGTTCACGCTGCTCTACCGTAATGTTATTTCTGTTCGAACCACTCACAGGTGGACACCCTCAGACGCATGAAGGGGATCGGCTACGTAAACGCGGAAGAGCTCGAGCGGGTGAGAAACGCAGTCTACGCGCAGCTATAACTTCGCCCTGTTGTTATAGACTTCCTCTGCGTATTGCTCCAGACAGGCGTAGTCCACGTCCTTTAGCCATTCGTGTTTCtgcgagggggagaaaagggggggagcacgGAGGTGCAGTTTGGTTAACAGGGCAAAGTGCACACAGTGCGCAGAAATAAAAACCACTTGCTATGCCCCCTTATGGTGCCCTCAAACaacgccccttttttttgtgttcctTACGAGCGCCGCTCCCGACGTGGGTCTCTCCCCCGGATCCCTCCTCAAAAGACTCTTCAAAAAATCGACGTCCGCGCTTAACAAACTGGGGCCACAGGAAGGCACCTGTTTTTTCGTGTactcatttaaaaaataatttctgtCGAGGGGATACTGCACGTGGCTCCTGCCTATGTCTCGGAATAGCTGAAGCAGGGACTCCTTCTGGGCGAACGGGAGAACGCGGTAGAACAGGGCGTAGAGGGAGATGCCCAGGCTCCATATGTCTGCCTTCTCTCCGGAGTGGCTCTTCCCGCTGGAGAAGAACTCGGGCGGCATGAATTCGTAGGTGCCCTGCGGGGGGCGCGGTTAGAGAGGCGGTTATCATTGGATCGTTGGGGGGGCGGTTATCATTAGATCGTTGGGGAGGCGGTTCGCATGGGACAGCTCACTAGTTCGCTGGCTTGCCTCACCTTGGTGCCGCGTATCATCCCGTTGGCCATGTACTGGGACTCGCCAAAGTCGCCCAACTTGACGGCGCCGCCCCGGCTCCAAAAAATGTTCGACGGCTTCACATCCCGATGGCATATGTTCTTCTCCGTGTGGATGTACACGAACGATTTTAAGATACTCTTAGCTACACACTTAACAACAGGGAGGGGAACAAACCATGGCTCCTCCTTCcgtagaacaaaaaaaatgccatcgTACTGGAGTATCCCCTCATTCTCCATGTAACTATTCACAAGATAAATTTCGTCATCATTTGCTATGATTTCGTCGCAGGTCAGGCagtaatcatttttaatgtcTGCCAGAATTTctaattcgttttttaaaTCGTCGTATTTGGAACGCACCACCACTTGGGTGCAGTGGCTGCTCTTGTGAAACTCCCTCTGTTTCAGTAGCGCCCTTTTTTGGTACTTTTTTATCGCGTAAaggtttcccccccgctcGCATAAAATTACCTTGCTGAGTTTGTctgtggagggggggagtgAGCAGTTAGAAGGGTGGTGGGTGGATAGGTAGCGGGGTGACCAGGTAGCTAAGTGGCCAGGTATAGCTACGTGGCGATGTGACGGGGCAAGAAAGAAAGGCACCATTAAGGAGGGCTAAAAAATGAGTCGATAAGAATTGCACCCCACACAGGCATATGTGCAGTGCATTTGGCtgttcttcctccccgccgcaaatttttttttttttttgccaaaattggGGACACCTTTACGCGCAattgtttcttttcctcctcttacGAGTGGACTACTGCtccgttttgctcctcctcacGCTCACTCACCTTCCTTGACCGTGCGCACAACGCGGTAATCGTTCACGAAGCACTGGCCGCCCTTCTCTTTCTTCTCCAGCGGAGTGACTTTATCGTGCCGCCTCAGAATCTCCCGCATGTCGCCCTAGCACAGCGCAGTGTAAAATAATGTGACAATTTGCAGCCTACCGTGGAGTATCAAACGGTGGTTCAACTGGAAACGATACGACACGCTGTGCCCCTGCCTTTGTAGGAACAACCGGCAGGGGAACAACGCACACACGTATTTCTCAAAGTTGGGGCGACTGAAGTGTATGAACGGTCAGGCGAAAAATGGTAAATTtttagctaaaaaaaaaaataaaataaaaaaaaaaaagctttaaCAAATAGCTAGCCAGGATTAACCTCCCACGAATAAGCAGTTACatattcccccccttttgcttccccttttggcgtATTATGGCTGTgccgaaaaaaagaagaagcttaagtaaatgtagaaaaagaagaaacacaattttttttgacaaaCTCGTCGGGAATTGGCTAAAACGGAGGGAGTGGTGAGTCAAGCGCGGcttcactttgtttttttttcatatcattttgttttactttattttattattttttttttgcccgtCTGCTCTTTGCACACGCGGCGTGGCGCAATGCCGGAACGTCCTATGAACAGTTGCGGACTGTGAAAGGGAATGAAAAGGACACATGAAAGAACTCCTCTATGATGCGATCATGTGGATGGGGCGTCCCCCCTGGCGGATAacccacgggggggaggagcacaCGCAATATGTGCATACTTGAGCAAGTGTGTATTCTTTAAGCGGTTGATGTTAATGCTGATGTTAATGTTACTGTTAAtgttaatctttttttttttttttttttccccctttggaacCCCCTCTTGCCAGGTTTTTCAGGGGCGAGTaccaaaaggaaattttaCCCATACAGCAGGAACCGCAATTGTTTAAATTCCCCGGATTCTGGCCAAacaagtagaaaaaaaagagagaaaaaaaaaaaaaaaaaaattattgtggGGGGAGTCCACACCAGTTGTAAACACCCCAAAAAGGTGTTGCATGAAAACGAAACCGACGCAGCAGCGGTCGCGACTTACCCATGTGCCGATTCGCCCCCCTCGCAGATTCGTCCACCAAGTGTCCtctcaaattaaaaaaatcgtcaAGTAGTAAACGACGCAGGGGAAGACGAAGTCACCTCACGTTtgggaaaaagcaaatattGCAAAGGGGCAGAACCTCCCCACCGTTGCGACTGGACAGTGACACCCGTGCGGAGAATACTCACCTCCAGATGAACACCTCCAACATGAAATTGGCCAGAcagctttccctttttagtCAGAGGAGATTTTTGGGAAATACCGTTAGGGGGCCCCAACCAAAGGAGGTACGCACAGCGGAACGTGgcaaaagagaagaaaaaaaaaaagaaaaaaaaaaagaaaaaaaaaaagaaaaaaaagaaagaagaaaaattattaactgAATGGCGTCTCTGTGGGCAACTGCACCTTCCACCCCAAAGGGTGCCCTCTCGGGGAGATTCCCCCAATGTCGCCCTCGCGCATCCTCACCCGCTCAGCACCAACCCCGTCGCTTTTCACCCCCGTCTCTTTTCAACCCCGTCGCTTTTCAACCCCGTCTCTTTTCAACCCCGTCGCTTTTCAACCCCGTCTCTTTTCAACCCCGTCGCTTTTCAACCCCGTCGCTTTTCAACCCCTTCTCAACAGATCGCCAAAAACGCAGAATACGCAATGGACCTCCTCCACAAAAAGTCGTACACCTACCAGGACTTCAAGCAGCAGTGTGAGTCGCTACGGATATTTGTCTACTTCGGATTGGTGGGGGTGTTGTCGGTGGACCTTTTAATAAACCCCTTGAAGTCTTCCTA from Plasmodium vivax chromosome 4, whole genome shotgun sequence includes:
- a CDS encoding hypothetical protein, conserved (encoded by transcript PVX_002870A), with translation MNTSNMKLARQLSLFSQRRFLGNTVRGPQPKEIAKNAEYAMDLLHKKSYTYQDFKQQCESLRIFVYFGLVGVLSVDLLINPLKSSYWDRFSPLNMFIRFFRFFKNGEDDIFRHNGSASYEQFVRLLR
- a CDS encoding serine/threonine protein kinase, putative (encoded by transcript PVX_002865A); the protein is MREILRRHDKVTPLEKKEKGGQCFVNDYRVVRTVKEDKLSKVILCERGGNLYAIKKYQKRALLKQREFHKSSHCTQVVVRSKYDDLKNELEILADIKNDYCLTCDEIIANDDEIYLVNSYMENEGILQYDGIFFVLRKEEPWFVPLPVVKCVAKSILKSFVYIHTEKNICHRDVKPSNIFWSRGGAVKLGDFGESQYMANGMIRGTKVRQASELGTYEFMPPEFFSSGKSHSGEKADIWSLGISLYALFYRVLPFAQKESLLQLFRDIGRSHVQYPLDRNYFLNEYTKKQVPSCGPSLLSADVDFLKSLLRRDPGERPTSGAALKHEWLKDVDYACLEQYAEEVYNNRAKL
- a CDS encoding hypothetical protein, conserved (encoded by transcript PVX_002860A) translates to MKDDIKSSLEAEREKEQGNAFFSQGDYELAIFHYTRSINYRPKCSILYTNRSLAYFKIGSFQESLEDALKAKELDRDNLKSYYRICEAYSALKDEENYRKYERLYREKRSSQGAQTKRGEETTARKGTDGDFPTSGSPLGKGTTQGMTQQRSIKQSDELMHLGETDHTNRFVFMNQPEINDGMSNFAFEKKSYRNNFLIEEVYDFDVNRRGKGPTNGAPHGGAYGGAPKRKEGNTSHSAARADGDSQKKPPVSQADLLDDVELFLNNLADICMHPLPFISVPIERETKKGKAGSYHNANVKTLKGKADELFAERKFEAALELYNEVIREHDSERGIYYCTALSNRSACHVEMKKIRSALCDVSNTLSILFSFFQAHREDIKRASSAASPSSGAHEEAAAFLPTDLELYKDPKGIYSQAHKLVIKLLFRYVKHSHQYRKNGWTPSDA